GTACGATTTCAGCGGGTAGTGTGGAAGAGCTGATGAATGGCGCATTGAACCAATTTGTTGGGTCAAGCGGTGCATTCATGCCGTTTACCAAGTCCGTTACATTGCATATTCCGGAAAAAGGTTTGCAGGGCCTGCAAATCATTGATACCCCGGGAATTAATGACCCTGTGACATCTCGTGGCGAACGCACCAACCAATTGTTGCAACACTGCGATGTCGTATTGATTGTTTCTCCTTCTGGACAATTCCTCAGCAGTGAGGATACCGATTTGATGCATCAGGTAACGACCAAAGAGGGGACGCAGCAAGCTTATCTTATCGCCAGCCAGGTGGATAACCAATTGTTTGGCAGTGAAAGTCAAGGCTTGAGCGATCCTATTCATGTTTTGGAACGTATTTCTGACAATTTGACCAAGCATGCGCGTAATGTTTTGGCCAAACAAGTCCAAGAATATCCGTCAATGAAAGTGGCTGCGGACAAGTTGAGCAAAAACAACGTAATTTGCTCTTCAAGCGTGGCGTTTTCAATGCAGCAGCGTTTTGATGAGCAACATACTTGGGATGCCAATTTGCAACATGTATGGCGCAATTTGAATCAAAAATTCCCTGATGTTTTCAGTCATGAAGAATTGGCTAAAAATGCATTAAACCAATTGGCCAATATTCATCAGATACATCAAATAGTGAGTGAAGTAACTGCCAATAAAGAACAAATTTTAGCGCAACGGCGCATTGATTTTGAAAATGGTAAACGTACCGCATTACAATGCTATTTAAAAGCATGGGCCGACCGTATCAATGAGCAGATTTATCAGATTCAGCATGCCGATGTGGACGAATTGCGCAAGCAAGAAGCCGAACTCAAAAATCAGCAAGCCACAATCGATGCAAATGTGGGCGGCGTGTATGATGATTTGATTTCGGATATCAAACTGAATTTGAGCAAACAATTAAAAGACAAATTGAAAAGTGAAATGCGCCGTTTTGACAGTGTTTCTGATGATGCTCAGGGTTCGGAAACCGAATATGAAGAGTATCAAGTTAAAGAAAAGCGTGGTGGGCTGTTCGGTACTCCTCTTGATTGGTTTGATGGTGGAAAAACTGTCACTAAAACACGTTCTCATTCCTACACTACTGTAAAAGCCAAACCGATTCGTCGTGCAATTGAAGAAATCCGTTCTAATTTGGAAGATGAATTGGGCCATTTGTCCGAAAGCTATTTACAGGCTTGGAAAAAGAAAATCTACAGCCAAGTTGTCAGCGCGTTGAGGGAGGCAATGGGTGACGGAGAGTTGGATGTCAATATTATTGCCCGTGCGGTCAAAAATGTTTTGGTGCGTATTCCTGAGGCTTCATTTAAATTAGAAGACGATATACCTAAAAGCCTGAAAAAGACAGGTAAGTTAACAGGTTATGAGGCAGAATCATTTATTGATGATGCAGAAGATTATATTTCCAATCTTAAAGACGTGGTTAATAAAGATATTTCTGCCTATATGACAACTTTGGTAAGCAACCTTAAAAAAATTGACTTGGCGAAAGAGTTGACCGCAGATCTGGAAAATAATCTGAAACAACTGCTGAGTGAAATTGAAAATAAAGAAGCGAGCTTATTTAATTATCGAGGTATTCAGAAAGAATTGGCAGGCTTAATGCAGTCTGCCGCTTAATCAAAATCAATCAGGCCGTCTGAAAAATTCAGACGGCCTGCAAGGAATAATTATGTCTCATCATTCAGTAGATAAATTGAAAGAATGGATCAGTCCGAGCATTCCTTTGGGCTTGATGTTTGGTAAGAAACAACAAGCCTTGGAAATTCTTGAACAAATCAAACAGCAACTTAAGAGCATAGACGTCATGCGAGAACAATTGAATCAGGCAGAGCAAGAGCTGCCTGAATTGAAAAAACAGCTTGAGCAAGCGCAAAAAAAATTAGAGCAATTACAAAGGAACTTGTCAGAAAGCGAATTGCGTCAGACTTTGATTGCAGACCTTCTATCGGCCAATAATCTGAATCCCGGTGTACGACAGTATTTTCAGCTTTTGGGAGGAGAGTTTTTAGAATTTGCCAATCAGGAAGATTCCTTGAAAGATGAAGCGGCGGCATTTTTAGAATTGCAGGCAATTGGTGATGAATTAAAAGTCATTGGCGCTTACCCGGAATTTTACAAAAAACGCTCGATTGCCATTGCCGGAGGTTTCAGCGCCGGTAAATCCGAATTTATCAGCAGTTTGTTTGAGGATCACAATATCCGACTGCCTATCGGCATCGAACCGACTACTGCCATTCCGACTTATGCTTTAAACGGTCAGGAAAACGGCGTGATCGGTTGCAGTCAGAACGGTGGTGTGATTGATTTGCTGAAGATTGATCCTGATTTTCAACAAAAATTGTCGCATAATTTTATCCGGTCATTTGGTTTCAACCTTAAAACCATCATGCCTTTTGTGTTTATGACTACACCGATGAAGTTTGAGCATTTGTGCTTTATCGATACGCCGGGATACAACCCGTCTGATGTGGCAGACGGACATACCGCGGAAGATGTAAAAACGGCGCAAGAGTTTGTCCAAAATTCCGAGGCTTTGTTGTGGCTGATTGGTTTGGATTCCAACGGTACGATTTCAAAAAGCGATTTGGATTTTTTAGATCATGCAGGACAATATAGCCAAAAACCGCTCTATATCGTTCTAAATAAAGCAGATTTGCGCCCATATGACCAGCTTGAAGAAATTATGGCAGAAATTGCCGATACTTTGGACGATTACGATATCGAAATTGCCGGTATTTCTGCATATAGTTCTATTACTAAAGAAGAGTATTCGTATCACAAACAGTCGCTGCATACCTTTCTTGCCAGCCTGGATCAGCCGTCTGAAAAGCAAACCTTGCTTATGCAAAGATTGTTTGCCGTAGATGAAAAATATCAACGTGCTATTTTGCGTACCATCAAAGAAAACAAGCAAATCAATGCGACTTTAAGCGGCTTCAAGTTGGATTTGTTAGAAAACGGCTTTGATGACCTGAGTTCGGATTTGTATGAAAAACTCAGCAAAATGAATTCTATCTTTACCATCAAGCAAAAAGAAGAACATCTGAAACAATTGGAAACAGTCACAATGAAGATTGTGGCGGCAATTGAGCAGGTATTTGGTCAGCCAAGTAAGGTTAAACGTAAGAATTGGACGCAGGACGAAATCGAGCTGGATGAAAAATTCGTTCGGTTAACCCAAGAAGAGCAAATGCCCGATGAATTGATGGATGAGCAGCCTTCAAATGACCAGCCTTCAAATGAGAAGGAAACATATTCAACAGAATTAAGTGCTAGATTTTGGGGGTATTGGGGAAATAGGCTAATAGGTAGTAATTCTAAAATAGAATTAACTGTAAATATGCTTTTGTTTGATAATAAAGAAACCTTTACATTTGATGAATGGAAGGATGTTTATAATAATTACTTTACAGATTTTCATCAAAATTACAGCTGTGATGATGCTTTGAATGCACTTTGTGAAGCAGGAATAATCCGTTGTATTGATGATGGAAGCAAGAAAAATGAATCTGGTTTTAGAGGTATATTTGATATGTTATCAATAGTAAGTAATCCAATTAAAACATACCGATTTGTTTTACCGGATAAAGAAATTTTTAATCAGTTTTTGCAACGGCACAATAATATTAATCTGTCGGATGAACAACTTGAGGCAATAAAGGTTTTGATAGAATCACAGCACTATTTTGATTTTGAGGATTGGACAAAAAATTACAATGGTGATTTTCCTGTTTTGACATTGGAGAGATTAATTAATGAAGGAGTTATCCGGAAAGAAAATGAAGATTATTATTCATTTGTTTAGTTGATGGCTTGGGCCGTCTGAACATTCAGACGGCCTCAGTAAGTGCAATATATCATTTTTAAGAAAATATTATGAAGGGTGTATTATGATTTGCTTCATTCCATTGCAGGATATTCCGTGCATATGAAGTGAATTTATCGATACGTTAAAAAGGAATGGCAATGAATTTATCTGGAATCAAGACATATTATCAAGACCATAAAAATACTTACTCGGAACACTTCCGCTTGCGTATCCACCGCTCTTTGAGCTGGCTGGAAAAGGCGGAGGAAAGATGGTCGGTACAGGATTGGGATTTTGCCTTCCAGTCTATGTGGATTGCGTTTAATGCGGCTTATGCTTATGAGCTGGACGGACGAACCATGCCTGCGGATCGAAACAAATTTCAGACTTTTTTAAATAAGGTCTGTGCTCTGGATAAGGATAAGCAGATTTATGCTTTGGTGTGGAAGGAGTTTTCGGGTGCGATTCGATCTTTATTGGGCAATCGCTATGTGTTTCAGGAATTTTGGGATTTCCATAACGGCTATATTTCTGAAGCCGCTTATTTGGAATGCTTTGAAAAAGAGCGGCGTAAAGTAAATGCGGCTTTGGCCGCGCAGGATACGGCAACGGTCTTGTTTGTGTTGTTTGACAGGCTTTACACTTTGCGTAATCAGATGGTGCATGGCGGTGCGACTTATAATAGTAGCGCCAATCGCGAACAATTAAAGGATGCCTGTAAGATTTTGGGCAGTGTCCTGCCGGTAATGCTGTCGATTATTCAAAAAAATGCCGATAAAGATTGGGGCAAGCCGTTTTATCCGTTTGTAAAGGAAGATTGATATGACAGTTAAACCCGGCCAAGATGTTTATTGGACTTGTCTGTCTTGCGGTTGGCAGCGTGAGGCATCTAAGGGATCGGATATGTTGTTGCCCAAGCCTGGACAATGTGGCAAATGCGGAAGTCAAGATTTGGAGCTAAAACAAGGTAATATGTTGTCAGGTTTATTTAAGATGTTTTCGGGAAAATGATAAGGATCAAAAGGCCGTCTGAAATTCAGCTTTCAGACGGCCTCTTTATTTTTGTTTATCCAATCAATAAATGTCACGTTGGTAGCGTTTGTCTTCACGCAGTTCGTTGAGATAGTCTTCGGCTTCGTCGCGGCTGAGTTTGCCTTGGGTTTCGATGACTTCGATCAGGGCGTTTTCGACATCGCGCGCCATGCGTGCGGCGTCGCCGCAGACGTAGATGTGTGCGCCTTGTTGCAGCCAGTTCCAAACTTCGGCGGCGCATTCGGCGATTTTGTGTTGGACATAGACTTTATGTTCGCCTTGGCGGCTCCATGCGAGGTCGGCGCGGGTGAGGAGGCCGTCTTTACGCCATTCACTCCATTCGAGTTGGTAGAGGAAGTCGTCGGCCAGGCGTTGGTTGCCGAAGAAGAGCC
Above is a genomic segment from Neisseria subflava containing:
- a CDS encoding dynamin family protein → MDIIQLNNQIEEFVNKNNFSHDALALKQEHAIQKSEEWQRVLDSFAEQGRVLRIGIIGRVKAGKSSMLNALLFNGNDILPKAATPMTAALTIMEYSENVSAEVDFFTQQDIDEIKVKYDLFQKALDSKVKEKELENAERIKRKKGVNSLSAEEQQECRNKAKSQAEREMKDDPSFASYDQYCRIKESGKSLSDLEQYRTISAGSVEELMNGALNQFVGSSGAFMPFTKSVTLHIPEKGLQGLQIIDTPGINDPVTSRGERTNQLLQHCDVVLIVSPSGQFLSSEDTDLMHQVTTKEGTQQAYLIASQVDNQLFGSESQGLSDPIHVLERISDNLTKHARNVLAKQVQEYPSMKVAADKLSKNNVICSSSVAFSMQQRFDEQHTWDANLQHVWRNLNQKFPDVFSHEELAKNALNQLANIHQIHQIVSEVTANKEQILAQRRIDFENGKRTALQCYLKAWADRINEQIYQIQHADVDELRKQEAELKNQQATIDANVGGVYDDLISDIKLNLSKQLKDKLKSEMRRFDSVSDDAQGSETEYEEYQVKEKRGGLFGTPLDWFDGGKTVTKTRSHSYTTVKAKPIRRAIEEIRSNLEDELGHLSESYLQAWKKKIYSQVVSALREAMGDGELDVNIIARAVKNVLVRIPEASFKLEDDIPKSLKKTGKLTGYEAESFIDDAEDYISNLKDVVNKDISAYMTTLVSNLKKIDLAKELTADLENNLKQLLSEIENKEASLFNYRGIQKELAGLMQSAA
- a CDS encoding dynamin family protein; the encoded protein is MSHHSVDKLKEWISPSIPLGLMFGKKQQALEILEQIKQQLKSIDVMREQLNQAEQELPELKKQLEQAQKKLEQLQRNLSESELRQTLIADLLSANNLNPGVRQYFQLLGGEFLEFANQEDSLKDEAAAFLELQAIGDELKVIGAYPEFYKKRSIAIAGGFSAGKSEFISSLFEDHNIRLPIGIEPTTAIPTYALNGQENGVIGCSQNGGVIDLLKIDPDFQQKLSHNFIRSFGFNLKTIMPFVFMTTPMKFEHLCFIDTPGYNPSDVADGHTAEDVKTAQEFVQNSEALLWLIGLDSNGTISKSDLDFLDHAGQYSQKPLYIVLNKADLRPYDQLEEIMAEIADTLDDYDIEIAGISAYSSITKEEYSYHKQSLHTFLASLDQPSEKQTLLMQRLFAVDEKYQRAILRTIKENKQINATLSGFKLDLLENGFDDLSSDLYEKLSKMNSIFTIKQKEEHLKQLETVTMKIVAAIEQVFGQPSKVKRKNWTQDEIELDEKFVRLTQEEQMPDELMDEQPSNDQPSNEKETYSTELSARFWGYWGNRLIGSNSKIELTVNMLLFDNKETFTFDEWKDVYNNYFTDFHQNYSCDDALNALCEAGIIRCIDDGSKKNESGFRGIFDMLSIVSNPIKTYRFVLPDKEIFNQFLQRHNNINLSDEQLEAIKVLIESQHYFDFEDWTKNYNGDFPVLTLERLINEGVIRKENEDYYSFV
- a CDS encoding HEPN domain-containing protein → MNLSGIKTYYQDHKNTYSEHFRLRIHRSLSWLEKAEERWSVQDWDFAFQSMWIAFNAAYAYELDGRTMPADRNKFQTFLNKVCALDKDKQIYALVWKEFSGAIRSLLGNRYVFQEFWDFHNGYISEAAYLECFEKERRKVNAALAAQDTATVLFVLFDRLYTLRNQMVHGGATYNSSANREQLKDACKILGSVLPVMLSIIQKNADKDWGKPFYPFVKED